The Vicinamibacterales bacterium DNA segment CACATGCTCGACCGGATCGGCGAGAGCAACCGCCGCTCGCGCGATTTCACGCTCAACAGCCTTCGCGACGCGCTGGTCGAGGTCGTTGCCTGCTTCCCGATCTACCGCACCTACGTCGACGCGCACGGCTGGATCCCGGACGACCGCGCCGCGGTCGAACGCGCGATGGTCCGCGCCAGGCGCCGCAACCCGGCGATGGATGCCTCGCTCTTCGATTTCCTGCGCGAGGTGCTGCTGCCCCGCGATCCCGACGACGTGCTCGCGTCGGTGTACGAGCGCCGGGACGGCTATCCGCCGGCCGATCCATCGGAGAGCGCGGAACGACTCCGCTTCGCGATGAAGTTCCAGCAGTACACCGGTCCGCTCCAGGCCAAGGGGCTCGAGGACACCGCGTTCTACCGCTACAACCTGCTGCTCTCGCTGAACGAGGTTGGCGGCGATCCGTCGCAGGTCGGCGTCGGCGTGCCGGAGTTCCATGACCTGAACCTGCATCGCCGGCAGGCCTGGCCGTACGAAATGATCGCCACGGCGACCCACGACACCAAGCTCGGCGAAGACGTGCGCCCCCGCATCGACGTGCTCTCAGAGATTCCCGAGGAATGGGGCCGGGAGGCCGCGAAGTGGATGCGGATGGCGCGGCCGGCCAAGACCCTGGTCGACGGCGAACCGGCGCCCGACAAGAACGACGAGTATCGCTTGTACCAGGTGCTGCTGGGAGCGTGGCCGCAGGGAGCGATCGACGAGGCCTTCGTCGAACGGATCCAGGCCTACATGGTCAAGTCGGTGAAGGAGGCCAAGCTGCGTTCGAGCTGGATCAATCCCGACGAACAGTACGAGCAGGCGGTGCGCAATTACGTGGCGCGCATCCTCACCGGTCCGGAGTCGACGAGACTGCTGCCGTCCTTCGCGCCGTTCCAGGAGCGGATCGCGCGCGCCGGCCTGGTCAACTCCCTGTCGCAGTTGCTCCTGAAGCTGGCCTCGCCCGGGGTGCCCGACTTCTACCAGGGCACGGAGCTGTGGGATTTCAGCCTCGTCGATCCCGACAACCGCCGGCCGGTCGACTTCGAGGAGCGGGCGCGCCTGCTCGATCGAGTCGATGCGATCCTCTCGCTCGACGCCGACCAGCGCGCGGCGCCGATCGGCGCTGCGCTGCGCGCCTGGCGCGACGGTGCGATCAAGATGCTGCTGACGACGGCAGGGCTGCGCCGGCGCGCCTCGTTCCCATCGCTTTTTCTCGACGGCGAGTACCTCCCGCTCGACACCGATACGACCGCCGTCTCCGGACAGGCCGTGGCGTTCGCGCGTCTGCACGAGGGTGCCGCCGCCATCGCGATCGTGCCACGACTGGTCGCCCGGATGGTCGACGCCCAGCACCCGATGCCGATCGGCGACATGTGGAAGACGTCGCGCGTGCTGTTGCCGGGGCCGCTCGCCGGACTCGTCTACCGCGACGTCTGCACCGGCGCCGTGATCAAGCCGGTGGCGGCCGCGGAGAACGCCTGGCTGTTCATCGGACAGGTGCTGAAGACGCTGCCGGTTGCGCTGCTCTTCGCCGAGCAGGCGTGACGATTCCGCCCCTGGCGGCCTCGGAGCTGCCCCGCGTGAGGGGTCGTGTCAGAAATACTGCGTCAGATTGACGCGTCCTCTCTTCAACAGCAACGGCTTGAACAGGTCCCCTGCCGTCGCGAGCCGCGCACGGACGTTGTCCAGGCGGAAGTCCTCGATCCGGACGCCGCCGTCGATTTCCTTCCAGGTCACGGGTGTCGACACACACGCGCGCGGATGCGGCCGGACCGAGTAGACAGAGGCCAGCGTGCGCCCCCAGGCGTTCTGGTTGTAGTCGACGAGGACCCGGCCCTTCGGCCGGTTGGCGACACGGTACTCCGACGTCAACAGCGTCGGGTGGCGCGCGGCGAGCTCCTGCGCCAGCGCCTTGGCGAACGTCCACACGTCCTTCTGCTGCGGCCCGCGCACGATCGGCACGTAAACGTGAATGCCCTTGGAACCGGTGGTCTTCGCCACCGCCGTCATCCTCAGCGCCTCGAGCGCCTGGTGGACGATCCGGGCGGCGTCGAGAACCTGACTCCAGGAAGCGCTGCCGGGATCGAGATCGAAATGGAGGTAGTCAGGCCGGTCCACGTCATCGCAGGTCGCATACCACTGGTTGAGATCGATGCAGCCGAGATTGATCACCCAGAGCAGCGACGGCAGATCGTCGATCATCGGGAAGTCGATGACCCCTTTCGATCCGTGGTCGATCCGGCAGACACGGATCCAGCCTGGACGCGGCGAGGGCGCGCGCTTCATGAAGAAGAACGCGCCGGCCGCGCCGTGCGGATACCGCTTCATCACCATCGCACGACCGCGGATATGCGGCAGCAGCAGCGGCGCCACGTCGGCGTAGTAGCGAATCAGGTCCCCCTTGGTGATCCCGAGCGAGGGCCAGAACGGCTTGTCGAGATTGGTCAGCTGCACGTCCTTCCCCTCGACGCGCAGCTTCGCCGACCCGGAGGCTGGAATGGCGACGCGCGTGCTCACCCGGTCACCCGGTTGATCGGTGCGAGCTTCGCCGGACGCGGCCCATGCCGTACGGCGCCTTCGACGGGCACATAGGCGAGCTCGTCACGCGCGCTGACGCAGCGCAGCATCAGGCCGCCGCGGCTCATGTCGCCGCGGCCGACGAAGGCGACCGGAAAATGCAGGCGCGCGCCGAACACGTCGGTCAGCACGTCCACATACTTCGCCGACGCGATGCTGCCGAGCAGGACGACGTCGCAGTCGGGGCCGATCTCGTCGGCGAGCGCGCGCGCGCTGGCGAGGAGCGGACGCCGATAGCGCGGATCGTTGGCGGCGATGTCAACCGAAGCGAACGACCTGATCGCGTCCGCGGTGATCGCCGTTTCGGCGGGGCGCAGGCCGGCGGTCGGCGTGATGACGAGCGCGCCGCTGCCGACGAGGACGTTGCCGGGATCGGGCGGTCGCGCGAACGCCAGGGCGTAGGCGAGCTTCCCCCTGAAGTAGAGGCCGCTGACGAACGCGAACACCTCGCCCAGCGCTGCGCCACGGTCGCTGCGCAGCCGGAGCGCCAGGTCGAACTGCGCGTGGTCCGACAGCACCATCCTGGCGCGCCGTCCCGAGCAATTGGCCGGCGACAGCAGGAATATCCGTCCAGGCGGCCGCGGTGATCGACGCTTCGCCATGCCATCGCGATCGTATACTCTCGCCACGCCCATGACATTCCTGTTGATGTCCCATGCTGCCGTCAGTGCCGGCCGCTGAGCGGCCAACCGGCCGCTGGACGCTCGTCGCGCTGATTTCGACGGCGTCGTTCATCAACTATCTCGATCGCGGCAGCCTGGCGGTGGCGCTGCCGACGATCAGCAAGGAGCTGCACCTCGATCCGTTCCAGCAGGGCCTGGCGTTGTCGGCGTTCTTCTGGACCTACACCGCGATGCAGATCCCGATGGGTCGGATGGTCGACCGCTACAACATCCGCACCCTCTATGCGCTGTCGTTCGGGCTGTGGTCGCTCGCGGCGGCGGCGACCGGGCTGGTCACCGGCCTGTGGACGCTGGTGGCGGCGCGCGTGCTGCTCGGTCTCGGCGAGTCGGTGTATCTGCCCGGCGGACTGAAGGTCGTCTCGCTGCACTTCCGATCCGAAGAGACGGCGTGGCCGGCCGGACTCTTCGACCTCGGCACCAAGGTGGGCCTGGCGGTCGGAACGGCGGTCGACGTCTGGCTGCTCGTGCGGTACGGCTGGCGGAGTCTCTTCTTCAGGACAGGGCTCGCCGGCCTGTTGTGGCTGATTCCGTGGCTGATGTTCTATCCGGCCTCGCGGGGCACCGCGCCGGAGGTGCGACGGCGCATCGACTGGCGCGCGCTGTTCCGCAGCCGTGCGCTGCTCGGCATCTGCCTCGGCTTCTTCTGCTGGGATTATTTCTGGTACTTCCTGATCTCGTGGCTCCCCAGCTACCTCAGCACGGTGCGGCACATGTCGCTCCCGAAGATCGCGCTGTTCGGCGGTCTGCCGTTCCTGATCTTCGCGGCTGCGGAGGCGGTCGGCGGCTGGACGGCCGGGACGATGATCCGGAAGGGACGGCCGCTCTCGGCGGTCACGAAGGGATACGTCGCCGCCGGCTTCGCCGTCGGACTCCTGATCATTCCGGCGGCAGTCGTCGACTCGTCGATCGCGTCGGTCGGTTTCCTGTTCGCCGCCTCGGTCGCCGGCATCGGCTGCGGCAGTCTGATCTCGATCCCCAAGATGTGCGCGCGTGAGGACGAACTGGCGCTGTGGGTCGGGATCATGAACGCCGCGGGGAACCTTGGCGGCGTCATCGCGCCGCTCGTCACCGGCGTCGTCATTCAGAAAACCGGCTCGTACGTCCCGGCCTTTCTCATCGTCGCGATGATCCTCGTGGTCGGGATTTTCGCCTACACGGTGGTCGTCCCGTCACTCGACGGCCTGTCCCAACCGCATTCCCGGCTGGCGCCTCTCTGACGTCGCCGCCGGTCAGCCCGCACTGAGGCTGTCGCGCAGCCATTCGAGATACACCTTCACGGTGTCGGACGCCGAGCGCTGAATCCGCCGGCGCAGCAGCGACGCTGCGGTCCCCGACAGATAACCCGACGTGGCGCGGCTGCCGGCGACGGCGTAGAAGCCGTTGCCATCCGCGGCGTCGTACAAGCCAATCACCAGCACGCCGGTGTCGAAGTAGCGGCTCGCGTACAGGTTCTTGTCGGCGATCCAGATCTCGCCCGGACGCGGCTTGTACAGAATCAGGTGGTGCAGGGTGAGGATCGCCACCGAGCCTGCCGGCGTCCACCCCCAGTAGAACATCTGGTCGGCTGAGGGCAGCGTCGCCGACGGATAACGCTCGAGAAATCTCGCCAGTTCCGGCGAGAGCGCGGTCAGCGTCGTGGCCTTCTGCACGAGCGGCGCGACCGCCGCGGCGTTGCCGTGGGCGATGTAGCCCGTCAACTCGGCCAACAGCATCCCGCGGAAGACCTCGTCGGCCCGCGACGGTTCGTGCTGGATCCGCGCCAGCAGGTCGGCCGAGACGCGCATCGCGCACTTCTCGGCGGTGCATGCCTGCAGCGCCTGGCGGTCGGCGGCGTCGAGTGTCACGCCCGCCAGGCTTGCCGCCGATGGCGGCGTCGGGATCGGCTGCGCCATGCCGATCTCTGCCGACCGGCGGAAGTGATCGATGTTCTTCACCCAGTCGGCGAGCCGCTCCTTGCGGCCCGGCAACCGAATCGCGCCGACCGCAGACAGCTCATCGGCATCGAGCTTCACTCTCACCACCGGCTGGCCCTGACGGACCTGCCCGACCTCCGCGGCTGTGAAAGCAAGCCGGGTCGACAGCAGCTGCTCGGGATCGACGCCGGCCGTCTGCGCGGCGATTCCCGCACCGGCCAGGACGACGGCTCCGCAGACAAGCGATGACGGCATACGCATGATGACTGACGCTAACAAGGCCGGGGGAGGTGGACTGTGCGAAATCGGCAGACTCAAGCCGCTGAGCGTCGCGCATGCCCAAGCTCAGCCAGGATGCGCCGTCTGAGACCGAGCGAGCGGCGCGAGGCGACAACCCGAGCTGCCGCGCGCGAAGCCGACGCGAGGCGTGACATCCGCGGCTATCTGCGAGCGAGCGCAGCGACGCGAGCCGTCGAGCCGTGACAACCCGACCTACCGCGAGCGAGCGGAGCGACGCGAGCCGAGCGACGCGAGCGAGCGGAGCGACGCGAGCCACGCGAACGGCGCGCGCCGACGAAGCGGCGCGCAAGAGAGCGTGTAGGGGAGTCCGAGGGGCGAAGCCCCTCGGATCATAACGACCAGCGCATCAGGATGGCGCCGACCGTGAAGCCGGCGCCGACCGACGCCAGCAGCACCAGGTCCCCCTTCTTCAGCCGGCCCTGCCGGCGCGCATCGGCGAGCGCCAGCGGAATCGTTCCGCCGGTGGTGTTGCCGTACAGTTCGAGGTTGATGACGACCCTCTCGTGATCGAGCCCCAGCCGTTCGGCTGCCGCCTCGATGATCCGGCGGTTGGCCTGGTGCGACACGAACAGATCGATATCCGACGCGTCGAGGCCGTTGCGCTCGAGCAGCCGCCGCGAGATCTCCTCGGTGTTCTTGACGGCGAACTTGAAGACCGTCGCCCCTTCCTGCTTCACGTAGTGCAGCCGCTTCTCGATGGTCTCCGTCGACGCCGGCAAGCGGCTGCCGCCGGCCGGCATGCAGAGCGCCGGACCGCCGCTGCCATCGATCTTGCCGGCGAAATCGATGATGTGCGGTTCGTCTGGGGCGGCGGGCGCCACGATCACCGCACCCGCGCCGTCGCCGAACAGCACGCAGGTGGCGCGGTCGGTGTAGTCGATGATGCTCGACATGACGTCGGCGCCCACCGCGAGCGCATAGTCGCAGTTGCCGGTCGCGACCATCTGCGCAGCGGTGTTCAGCGCATAGGTGAAGCCGGAACAGGCGGCGCCGAGGTCGAAGCCCCACGCGTTGGCCGCGCCGAGCTTGTCCTGCAGCACGCAGGCCGTGCTCGGAAAGATCGTGTCCGGTGTGGTCGTGCCGACGACGATGAAGCCGAGGTCGGCGGGGGTGATGCCGGCCTCCGCCATCGCCCCTTCGGCGGCGATCTTCGCCAGGTCGGACGTCGCGACGCCGGCGTCGACGATGTGGCGCTCACGGATCCCGGTCCGCTGCAGGATCCACTCGTTGGAGGTGTTCACCATCCGCTCGAGATCGGCGTTGCTCAGCACGCGCGGCGGCACATACGTCGACAGCCCGGCGATTCTGACGCGGCGGATCGGCGTCAGGGGGGAACTCAAGTCTCGCCGGGACCTGCGGGACCGGCTGGCGGTGTCATCTACCAAAGCGTGTCCCTCTTGGGAGCGGTCAGGCCGAAATACTCGTAGGCGCGCGCGGTCGCGACCCGCCCGCGCGGCGTACGATCCAGGAACCCCGCCTGGATCAGGAACGGCTCATGGATGTCCTCGAGCGCGTCGCGTTCTTCGCTGAGCGCGGCGGCGAGCGAGGCGACGCCGACGGGTCCGCCGCCGAACTTGTCGATGATCACGCGCAGCAGCCGGCGGTCGACCTCGTCGAACCCATGCTCGTCGACTTCGAGCATCCGGAGCCCCTTGTCCGCGACGTCCTCGGTGATGCGGCCGTCGGCGCGCACCTGCGCGTAGTCGCGCACCCGCCGCAGCAGGCGGTTGGCGACGCGCGGCGTGCCGCGCGACCGCCGCGCGATCTGGCGGGCCGCCGGCTGGTCGATGGTCACGCCGAGGATGCGCGCCGAGCGGAGCACGATTTCCTCGATGTCGTCGGCGGTGTAGAAATCGAGCCGCTGCACGATGCCGAACCGCGCCCGCAGCGGCGAGGTCAGCAGCCCGGTTCGCGTGGTGGCGCCGACCAGCGTGAAGCGCTCGATCGGCATCTTGATCGACCGCGCGCTCGGACCCTGGCCGATCATGATGTCGAGCGTGTAGTCCTCCATCCCGGGATAGAGAATTTCCTCGATGGCAGGGCTCATCCGGTGGATTTCGTCGATGAACAGCACCTCGCGGAGCTTGAGATCGGAGAGCATGCCGGCGAGATCGCCCGGCTTCTCGATGATCGGCCCCGCGGTCGCGCGAATCGCGACGCCGAGCTCGTGGGCGATCACCGTCGCCAGGGTCGTCTTGCCCAGCCCGGGCGGCCCGTAGAGCAGGACGTGATCGAGCGCCTCGCCGCGCTGTTTCGCGGCGGTGATCGCCACGTGCAGCTGTTCGCGGACGCGATCCTGCCCGATGTACTCGTCGAGCGTGCGCGGCCGCAGGCTGGCGTCGTACTGGACGTCGTCGTCGACGGCCGACGCGCTGATCACCCGGTCCTCGCTCACCTGATCATCCCGCGCAGGATGTCGCGCAGCAGCCCCTCGAAGGGAGAGTCGGGCGTTTTCTTGAGGGCGGCATCCACGGCTTTCTCCGCTACCGCACCTTTGTATCCGAGATTCATCAGCGCCGACAAGAGATCGCCGCGGCGATCGTCGGACACGGCGACGGCGTCGGACGCAGCGTCGGATTTCGGCAGGCGGTCCTTCAGCTCGAGGCCGATCCGTTCGGCAGTCTTGCGGCCGACGCCGGGAATGCGCGTCAGGCGTGCCACGTCCTGGCTGCGGATTGCCCGCACCAGCTCGGCGGAGTCGATCCCGGAGAGCACGGCGAGCGCCAGCTTCGGCCCGATGCCGTTGATCGCGATCAGGCGCTGGAAGAGGTCCAGCTCCAGGGCCGTGGCAAAACCGAACAGCGCGAGCGCGTCCTCGCGCACGTGGGTGTGGACCCGTAGCGTGACCGGAGCGCCGGGATCGGGGAGGCCGTAGAACGTCGACAGCGGGACGAGCACGTCATAGCCGACGCCGCCGACGTCGACGACGAGACGGTCCGGGGATTTCTCGAGGAGCGTGCCGTGCAGGCGTGCGATCATCGGCGGCGGCGCACCTGCCGGCGGCTGCCGACCCTGAGGTGCGGCGTGGAGCCGGTCATGGACGATATGCCCGCCAGCTGGTGAGCCGCGGCGAGGCCGTGGGCCGCGGCGACCCGGCCACCGCGCGCGCGCGCGCTGCCCGCACGCCCATCGCGCTGTGAATATGGCAGATCGCCACCGCCAGCGCGTCGGCCGCGTCGTGCGGCGACGGGGCGGCGTCGAGGCCGAGCAGCAGCTTGACCATCTGCCCGACCTGCGGCTTCTCGGCGCGCCCGAACCCGACAACGGCGCGCTTGATCTCGGCGGGAGAGTACTCCGCGATCGGCACGCCGGCGGCGGCGGCGGCCACCAGCGCCACGCCGCGCGCATGCCCGAGGCGCAGCGCGCTGCGGACGTTCCGGGCGTAGAAGATGTCTTCGACAGCCACGCAGTCGGGCTGCTGCTCGGCGAGGAGCCGCAGCAGACCCTGCTGGATGTGCTG contains these protein-coding regions:
- a CDS encoding beta-ketoacyl-ACP synthase III encodes the protein MSSPLTPIRRVRIAGLSTYVPPRVLSNADLERMVNTSNEWILQRTGIRERHIVDAGVATSDLAKIAAEGAMAEAGITPADLGFIVVGTTTPDTIFPSTACVLQDKLGAANAWGFDLGAACSGFTYALNTAAQMVATGNCDYALAVGADVMSSIIDYTDRATCVLFGDGAGAVIVAPAAPDEPHIIDFAGKIDGSGGPALCMPAGGSRLPASTETIEKRLHYVKQEGATVFKFAVKNTEEISRRLLERNGLDASDIDLFVSHQANRRIIEAAAERLGLDHERVVINLELYGNTTGGTIPLALADARRQGRLKKGDLVLLASVGAGFTVGAILMRWSL
- the ruvC gene encoding crossover junction endodeoxyribonuclease RuvC is translated as MRIFGIDPGSERTGYGCVETDGRRHRLLACGAITAPASASFAVRLQHIQQGLLRLLAEQQPDCVAVEDIFYARNVRSALRLGHARGVALVAAAAAGVPIAEYSPAEIKRAVVGFGRAEKPQVGQMVKLLLGLDAAPSPHDAADALAVAICHIHSAMGVRAARARAVAGSPRPTASPRLTSWRAYRP
- the ruvA gene encoding Holliday junction branch migration protein RuvA; this translates as MIARLHGTLLEKSPDRLVVDVGGVGYDVLVPLSTFYGLPDPGAPVTLRVHTHVREDALALFGFATALELDLFQRLIAINGIGPKLALAVLSGIDSAELVRAIRSQDVARLTRIPGVGRKTAERIGLELKDRLPKSDAASDAVAVSDDRRGDLLSALMNLGYKGAVAEKAVDAALKKTPDSPFEGLLRDILRGMIR
- the ruvB gene encoding Holliday junction branch migration DNA helicase RuvB, producing the protein MSEDRVISASAVDDDVQYDASLRPRTLDEYIGQDRVREQLHVAITAAKQRGEALDHVLLYGPPGLGKTTLATVIAHELGVAIRATAGPIIEKPGDLAGMLSDLKLREVLFIDEIHRMSPAIEEILYPGMEDYTLDIMIGQGPSARSIKMPIERFTLVGATTRTGLLTSPLRARFGIVQRLDFYTADDIEEIVLRSARILGVTIDQPAARQIARRSRGTPRVANRLLRRVRDYAQVRADGRITEDVADKGLRMLEVDEHGFDEVDRRLLRVIIDKFGGGPVGVASLAAALSEERDALEDIHEPFLIQAGFLDRTPRGRVATARAYEYFGLTAPKRDTLW
- a CDS encoding MFS transporter, with the translated sequence MLPSVPAAERPTGRWTLVALISTASFINYLDRGSLAVALPTISKELHLDPFQQGLALSAFFWTYTAMQIPMGRMVDRYNIRTLYALSFGLWSLAAAATGLVTGLWTLVAARVLLGLGESVYLPGGLKVVSLHFRSEETAWPAGLFDLGTKVGLAVGTAVDVWLLVRYGWRSLFFRTGLAGLLWLIPWLMFYPASRGTAPEVRRRIDWRALFRSRALLGICLGFFCWDYFWYFLISWLPSYLSTVRHMSLPKIALFGGLPFLIFAAAEAVGGWTAGTMIRKGRPLSAVTKGYVAAGFAVGLLIIPAAVVDSSIASVGFLFAASVAGIGCGSLISIPKMCAREDELALWVGIMNAAGNLGGVIAPLVTGVVIQKTGSYVPAFLIVAMILVVGIFAYTVVVPSLDGLSQPHSRLAPL
- the treY gene encoding malto-oligosyltrehalose synthase produces the protein MDRPARIPPSTYRLQVHSGFTLDAVRAIVPYLAHLGVGAVYTSPYFAAEPGSTHGYDVTNHNQINPEVGGERAHTAFTDAVRDAGLQHIVDFVPNHMGISTATNPWWRDVLAHGPRSPYARFFDIDWYPFKMELRRKLLLPILGNQYGKVLERGELQLERSGDPAASAGGNGLVLRYFDHRLPFTLDRELSDEELARLNGLPGQPQTFDALHELLEAQAYRLAYWRTAAHEINYRRFFDVNTLAGLRVEDPPVFEAIHGLLARLVAEGRVTGLRIDHPDGLFDPAKYFAMLQKLAGGVYVVAEKILSRGERLPQGWAIHGTTGYNFLNQVNGLFVDGANTRRLRQVYAKLTGREQSFDELLSEAKRLIMDTALASELTVLAHMLDRIGESNRRSRDFTLNSLRDALVEVVACFPIYRTYVDAHGWIPDDRAAVERAMVRARRRNPAMDASLFDFLREVLLPRDPDDVLASVYERRDGYPPADPSESAERLRFAMKFQQYTGPLQAKGLEDTAFYRYNLLLSLNEVGGDPSQVGVGVPEFHDLNLHRRQAWPYEMIATATHDTKLGEDVRPRIDVLSEIPEEWGREAAKWMRMARPAKTLVDGEPAPDKNDEYRLYQVLLGAWPQGAIDEAFVERIQAYMVKSVKEAKLRSSWINPDEQYEQAVRNYVARILTGPESTRLLPSFAPFQERIARAGLVNSLSQLLLKLASPGVPDFYQGTELWDFSLVDPDNRRPVDFEERARLLDRVDAILSLDADQRAAPIGAALRAWRDGAIKMLLTTAGLRRRASFPSLFLDGEYLPLDTDTTAVSGQAVAFARLHEGAAAIAIVPRLVARMVDAQHPMPIGDMWKTSRVLLPGPLAGLVYRDVCTGAVIKPVAAAENAWLFIGQVLKTLPVALLFAEQA
- the ligD gene encoding non-homologous end-joining DNA ligase, which gives rise to MSTRVAIPASGSAKLRVEGKDVQLTNLDKPFWPSLGITKGDLIRYYADVAPLLLPHIRGRAMVMKRYPHGAAGAFFFMKRAPSPRPGWIRVCRIDHGSKGVIDFPMIDDLPSLLWVINLGCIDLNQWYATCDDVDRPDYLHFDLDPGSASWSQVLDAARIVHQALEALRMTAVAKTTGSKGIHVYVPIVRGPQQKDVWTFAKALAQELAARHPTLLTSEYRVANRPKGRVLVDYNQNAWGRTLASVYSVRPHPRACVSTPVTWKEIDGGVRIEDFRLDNVRARLATAGDLFKPLLLKRGRVNLTQYF